From a single Phragmites australis chromosome 7, lpPhrAust1.1, whole genome shotgun sequence genomic region:
- the LOC133924770 gene encoding protein CHROMATIN REMODELING 19-like, producing MRRAFEEISDDEWSHHTFKPSRVLKRPHRSAQLPSQPPPPIDSFRYDPKASSPAGTSAATVVLSDDDDDFDLGEDERPRHTAKSQRVLKRPQHRPPSRAAPSIDSFRHNPKPSKATASVGLSDSEDDDLDLADNDFDLDEDERSRRTAKSQRVLKLPQHRPPSRPPPSIDSFRHDYKSSKASATVGLSDSEDEDFDLIDDDFDIPASRTSRAQHMPPSRAPPSNDSVRHNPKSSKASATVGLADSEDDDFDIPNSRTSRPRSTTGRRLATAAIDISEEDEDLDLADDDFDYQDPRSSLPRRTTGRRFVIGSDDDSDGPVTAGVVDGEEDDGIDWSELENEDGEDEDYNGEKSVGMEERERDVVGMALRKCSRISADLRQELYGSSARNCESYAEIDASTCRIVTQEDVDAACTSKESGFEPVLKPYQLVGVNFLLLLHRKSIGGAILADEMGLGKTVQAVTYLTLLQHLYNDPGPHLIVCPASVLENWERELRKWCPSFSIIMFHGAGRTVYSKELSSLGKAGCPAPFNVLLVGYSLFERRSAQQKDDRKALKRWPWSCVLMDEAHVLKDKGSFRWKNLMAVAQHARQRLMLTGTPLQNDLHELWSLLEFMMPDIFATGDVDLKKLLNAEDHELISRIKSILGPFILRRLKSDVMQQLVPKIQHVKFILMGSEQSKAYNNAIDEYRAACQARSARSSVNISNNVVGLIPKRQISNYFTQFRKIANHPLLIRRIYSDKDVDRIARLLYPKGAFGFECSLERAIQELKNYNDFSIHQLLISYGDAGTKGSLTDDHVLGSAKCQALAELLPYLANDGHRVLIFSQWTTMLDILEWTLEVIGVTYRRLDGGTPVIERQTIVDTFNNDHSIFACLLSTRAGGQGLNLIGADTVIIHDMDFNPQMDRQAEDRCHRIGQQKPVTIYRLVTKDSVDENIYEIARRKLVLDAAILQSGSEFDNNSDVPEMTMGEILASLLRV from the exons ATGCGGCGAGCCTTCGAGGAGATCTCCGACGACGAGTGGTCGCACCACACCTTCAAGCCCTCGCGTGTCCTCAAGCGCCCCCACCGCAGTGCCCAGCTGCCCTCGCAGCCTCCGCCGCCGATCGATTCATTCCGCTACGACCCTAAGGCTTCCTCCCCCGCCGGCACCAGCGCTGCAACCGTCGTCCtctccgacgacgacgacgacttcgACCTAGGCGAGGACGAGCGGCCGCGCCACACCGCGAAGAGCCAACGCGTCCTCAAGCGCCCGCAGCACAGGCCCCCTTCGCGGGCCGCTCCGTCGATTGACTCCTTTCGCCACAATCCTAAACCCTCCAAGGCCACGGCCAGCGTCGGGCTCTCCGACAGCGAGGACGACGACCTCGACCTCGCAGACAATGACTTCGACCTAGACGAGGACGAGCGGTCGCGCCGCACCGCGAAGAGCCAACGCGTCCTCAAGCTCCCGCAGCACAGGCCCCCTTCGCGTCCCCCTCCGTCCATCGATTCCTTTCGCCATGATTATAAATCCTCCAAGGCCTCCGCCACCGTGGGCCTCTCTGACAGCGAGGACGAGGACTTCGACCTCATAGACGATGATTTCGACATCCCCGCTTCGAGGACGTCACGCGCACAGCACATGCCCCCTTCGCGGGCCCCTCCGTCAAATGACTCAGTTCGCCACAATCCTAAATCCTCCAAGGCCTCGGCCACCGTGGGGCTCGCCGACAGCGAGGACGATGACTTCGACATCCCCAATTCGAGGACATCACGCCCGCGTAGCACCACTGGTCGCCGGTTGGCCACTGCCGCCATtgacatctccgaggaagacGAAGACTTAGACCTCGCAGATGATGACTTTGACTACCAGGACCCTAGATCTTCGCTGCCACGCCGCACAACTGGACGCCGCTTTGTGATTGGGAGCGATGATGACAGTGATGGGCCTGTGACTGCAGGGGTGGTggacggggaggaggatgatgggATAGATTGGTCGGAGTTGGAGAACGAGGATGGCGAAGATGAGGACTACAATGGGGAGAAAAGTGTCGGTATGGAGGAGCGAGAAAGGGACGTGGTGGGGATGGCGTTACGCAAGTGCTCACGCATCTCGGCAGATCTGCGACAGGAGCTTTATGGTTCATCAGCGCGGAATTGTGAAAGCTATGCTGAGATAGACGCTTCCACTTGCCGGATTGTTACTCAG GAAGATGTGGATGCTGCATGCACAAGCAAGGAGTCAGGATTCGAGCCGGTGTTGAAGCCGTATCAGCTCGTGGGAGTCAATTTCCTCCTTCTGTTGCATCGGAAAAGCATTGGCGGAG CAATTCTGGCTGATGAAATGGGTCTTGGGAAGACAGTACAG GCTGTCACTTATCTTACTCTGTTGCAACATCTATATAACGACCCAGGGCCACATCTGATAGTTTGCCCAGCTTCCGTGTTGGAAAATTGGGAAAGAGAACTCAGGAAGTGGTGTCCTTCATTTTCGATCATCATGTTTCATGGTGCTGGAAGGACTGTCTACTCAAAGGAGTTAAGCTCCTTAGGCAAAGCCGGTTGTCCAGCTCCATTTAATGTCCTTCTTGTTGGCTACTCACTTTTTGAAAGACGGAG TGCTCAACAAAAGGATGATCGCAAGGCCCTCAAAAGATGGCCATGGAGTTGTGTTTTGATGGATGAAGCACATGTTCTGAAAGATAAGGGTAGCTTCAGATGGAAAAACCTGATGGCTGTTGCACAGCATGCTCGTCAGAGGCTAATGCTGACGGGAACTCCACTCCAAAATGATTTGCAT GAGCTATGGTCATTACTGGAGTTCATGATGCCTGATATATTTGCTACTGGAGATGTTGATCTGAAGAAGCTATTGAATGCAGAAGACCATGAGCTAATTTCACGTATAAAGTCCATTTTAGGGCCATTTATTCTTAGACGTTTGAAGTCAGATGTTATGCAGCAGCTTGTTCCGAAAATACAACAT GTTAAGTTTATTCTCATGGGCTCAGAACAGTCTAAAGCTTATAATAATGCCATAGATGAATACCGTGCTGCTTGTCAGGCTCGTAGTGCAAGGTCTTCAGTCAACATTTCCAATAATGTTGTTGGATTGATTCCAAAGCGTCAAATTTCGAACTATTTCACGCAATTTCGCAAG ATTGCGAATCATCCTTTGCTTATAAGGCGTATTTACAGCGACAAAGATGTCGATCGAATTGCAAGGTTGCTCTACCCTAAAGGTGCATTTGGTTTTGAATGTTCCTTGGAGAGAGCAATCCAAGAGCTAAAGAACTACAATGATTTTTCTATCCACCAA CTATTAATATCATATGGTGATGCGGGCACAAAGGGTTCCCTAACAGATGACCATGTTCTTGGGTCAGCAAAATGTCAG GCCTTAGCGGAGCTTTTACCTTATCTAGCAAATGATGGTCACAGAGTACTCATATTCAGTCAGTGGACCACAATGCTTGATATCCTTGAATGGACACTGGAAGTAATAGGAGTTACATATAGGCGTCTTGATGGGGG CACCCCTGTAATAGAAAGACAGACTATAGTGGACACTTTCAACAATGATCATTCTATATTTGCATGTTTGCTTTCTACAAGAGCTGGAGGCCAGGGGCTGAACCTAATAGGAGCTGACACAGTCATAATACATGACATGGATTTTAACCCTCAGATGGATCGGCAAGCTGAGGATCGCTGCCATCGCATTGGACAGCAGAAACCTGTCACTATCTATAG GCTAGTGACAAAGGATTCAGTTGATGAAAACATCTACGAGATTGCAAGGCGAAAGCTAGTATTAGACGCCGCAATTCTTCAATCTGGATCAGAGTTTGACAATAACAGTGATGTACCAGAGATGACAATGGGAGAGATTTTGGCTTCTCTTCTCCGGGTGTGA